The genomic segment AATTGGTGGAACAGTTCGTAGCTTTGATCCGAAGTTAAGGGAGGAAATACCGGTTGAGATGGAAAGAATCATCAAAGGTATAACAGAAGCACATCGTGCCACTTATGAGATTGAATATAAAAACGGATATCGTCCAGTCATAAATGATGAACAAGTAACAGAGGTCGTGAAGAATACAGTCATTGAACTATACGGTGTAGATGCTTTGGACGATATTCGTAGAGGAATGGGTGGAGAAGACTTTTCCGCATATTTACAGAAAGCACCAGGTTGCTTCTTCTATCTTGGGGCTGGAGAAGAAGATATGGAAAAGAATTATCCACATCATCATCCGAAGTTTAAAGTAAAAGAAGAGGCACTCCCAATTGGTGTAAATGTTTTATTAAACATTACCTGGAAACTGTTAACAAAATAAGGAGATTATTATAATGACTAATATGTCTAGAATAAAAAAGTTCTATGAATATATGGAAGAAGAAGAATTAGATATGGTTTTCTTGACACTGCCAAGAACCATTCATTATTTAACAGGTTTCAGCACGAATCCACATGAACGTTTTTTTTCCTTATTTATTCCATTGGTTGGAGATCCAGTATTAATTATTCCAGAGCTGGATTTGAATGAAGCGAGCTGTAAATCTTGTGTCCAAAACTTGCTTACACATAAAGATAATGAGGACCCTATGGAAATTCTGAGAAGACTTACAAAGAAAAAGGCTGGGAAATGTGGTTTGGAGAAAGAACATCTCACATTATCAAGATTTGAAGAGATAGCGAGTGTTGTCGAAGCTTCCATATATATCAACGTAGATGATGAAATTCAAAAAATGAAAGTAATTAAATCGCCTGAAGAAGTTGCAAGAATAAGACAAGCAATTCGTATTTCCGATGAAGCATTGTTTGAAGGATTAAAAATTGTTAAACCGGGCGTTACAGAATATGAAATTGCAGCGGAGATTCAATACCAGAAAATAAAGTTAGGTGCTGATGGTGGTGGGCTAATGGTTGTATCCGGGGAAAAGTCTGCATTGCCACATGGTCGTACTG from the Sporosarcina psychrophila genome contains:
- a CDS encoding M24 family metallopeptidase, with translation MTNMSRIKKFYEYMEEEELDMVFLTLPRTIHYLTGFSTNPHERFFSLFIPLVGDPVLIIPELDLNEASCKSCVQNLLTHKDNEDPMEILRRLTKKKAGKCGLEKEHLTLSRFEEIASVVEASIYINVDDEIQKMKVIKSPEEVARIRQAIRISDEALFEGLKIVKPGVTEYEIAAEIQYQKIKLGADGGGLMVVSGEKSALPHGRTGNRALREGDLLLIDGGVLKNGYVSDITRTFGIGEINDQRKKIYETVLAANLAAINAVKPGVSFGELDTIARDVITENGYGGYFTHRLGHGMGMNNHEYPSIHGLNKDVVKVGMVFTIEPGIYVPGVGGVRIEDDILVTDDGVEVLTHYKKELTLL